A window from Chiloscyllium punctatum isolate Juve2018m chromosome 3, sChiPun1.3, whole genome shotgun sequence encodes these proteins:
- the LOC140464892 gene encoding uncharacterized protein produces the protein MSALKKFSSSLYKNLRESLSHCNSQVISSALKLFNHVVKQTRYHSHICFLSACLHNQPIPHGLQTTFKPAEFGPEQDKQYRLRIQKHQQQFSFKILRSTLAAMRRHLTSLQSALPQLRATLSQNCKGPTLHYILRRIHTLNKQYFNSISNIKNCKYNKLLSTHLHNQRSSNIPEDSPGLGTYSTINHAADAAATPTLIDDVTSALIMATPITTFTPHNSSCITPDITSAPHIIADATCSVTSATPTAVVTTTSAPTSATHLHSADMPPTDPTALSPPPRTPRGTLPLLMTPPPFPPPSYPLQLQVPPPLPALHPHQIPAPSSAEFSPSPQTSPSLRTNDQSSAKDSPSSPSVHAAMNLIHAVMSNNSSVTSASELTFTIRTPAHLPRTPSPTSNTLHPPGLPALAYYLPLTSSFPTAAGTLTASTCLPPSPTPTSHPHNTQTSHPSAPIPTSPSSQRIKGAQW, from the coding sequence atgtctgccttgaagaagttttcctcctctctctacaagaatctcagggagtccctctcccactgcaactcccaggtcatttcctctgccctgaagctcttcaaccatgtcgtgaaacaaactcgctaccacagccacatttgcttcctcagtgcctgcctccataaccaacccatcccacatggactccagaccacctttaaaccagcagagttcggacccgaacaggacaaacagtacagactacggattcaaaaacaccagcaacagttctccttcaagatcctccgctccacgcttgcagcaatgcgccggcacctaacctctctacagtcagccctgcctcagctgagggccacactctctcagaattgcaaaggacccactctgcactacatcctcaggagaattcatactctcaacaaacagtatttcaattccatctcaaacatcaaaaactgtaagtacaacaaacttttatccacccacctccataaccagcgctcctcaaacattccagaagattcccctggccttggaacctattccaccattaaccatgcggctgatgcagctgccacccccacgctgattgatgatgtcacttctgccctcatcatggccactcccataACCACTttcacccctcacaattcctcatgcatcacacctgacatcacttctgcccctcacatcatcgctgatgccacatgctcagtgacttccgccacccctactgccgtggtcaccaccacttccgcccccaccagcgccactcacctgcattctgctgacatgccccccacagatcccactgcaCTATcaccaccccccagaaccccaaggggaacactacccctgctcatgactccacccccattccccccaccatcatacccactccagttacaggttccgcccccactcccagctctacacccacaccagatcccagctcccagctctgccgagttttcaccatcgcCCCAGACCTcaccctcactgaggacgaacgatcagtcctcagcaaaggactcaccttcatccccctccgtccacgcagcaatgaatttaatacacgccgtgatgtcgaacaattcttccgtcacctccgcctccgagcttactttcacaatcaggactcccgcccaccttccgaggaccccttcgcccacctccaacacactgcatccacctggactccccgcgctggcctattacctgcccttgacctcttcatttccaactgctgctgggacattaaccgcctcaacctgtctacctccctcccccactccaacctctcaccctcacaacacgcagacctcccatccctctgctccaatcccaacctcaccatcaagccaacggataaagggggcgcagtggtag